A stretch of Gemmatimonas aurantiaca T-27 DNA encodes these proteins:
- a CDS encoding N-acyl-D-amino-acid deacylase family protein gives MTSRRDFLRTTGLLSIVPAVAPMLPGDAMSMSDPATARRRVQATVDLVVRGGTVFDGTGANGREMDVAIHQGRVVQIAARITDRGTEEIDARGLAVAPGFIDIHSHGDSSLREDPRAESAIRQGVTTIVVGADGSSRFTGDAGDSYAEWATRTAGYKASVNVASMIGLGTVRGKVIGEVDRKATAAELTRMTAMVARAVEQGACGASTGLEYTPGAFASRDELIALCKPLAAPRLPYATHMRNEDDELLEAIDESIAVARGAGCPLQISHLKMQGTRNWPKFESSIARIGAARAAGMDAWFDVYPYVAYATGLTNLFPVWARDGGTPAFLARLDSAATAQRIRTEALGKVELIGGWDNVQISRVSAAEDRDAEGKRLGAWAKARGVDPYEGAVGLLKRNRADVGMLGFAMSEENLDRLLAHEFGMVCSDGGAFAIDGPTRRGSPHPRGAGTFPRVLGRYVRERKALSLASAINRMTARPASRVHLKDRGVLAPRMAGDVVVFDPATVADTATFANPFQYPVGIRAVVVNGRVTIRDGQHLAAAGQVLRAT, from the coding sequence ATGACTTCACGACGCGATTTTCTGCGCACCACGGGGCTGTTGTCCATTGTGCCTGCCGTGGCTCCGATGCTGCCTGGCGATGCGATGAGCATGTCCGATCCTGCGACTGCGCGACGCCGTGTGCAGGCCACGGTCGATCTTGTTGTGCGTGGCGGTACCGTGTTCGATGGCACGGGCGCAAATGGGCGCGAGATGGATGTGGCCATCCATCAGGGTCGTGTGGTGCAGATCGCCGCCCGCATCACGGATCGCGGAACCGAAGAGATCGATGCACGGGGGTTGGCGGTCGCACCAGGGTTCATCGACATCCATTCGCACGGAGACAGTTCGCTGCGGGAAGATCCGCGCGCTGAATCGGCGATCCGGCAGGGGGTGACCACGATCGTGGTGGGCGCCGATGGAAGTTCGCGTTTCACTGGAGACGCTGGCGACTCGTATGCCGAGTGGGCAACGCGCACGGCGGGATACAAGGCGTCGGTGAACGTGGCCTCCATGATTGGTCTCGGCACCGTGCGCGGAAAAGTCATTGGTGAAGTGGATCGCAAGGCGACGGCGGCAGAGCTCACACGCATGACGGCCATGGTGGCGCGCGCGGTGGAGCAGGGGGCGTGCGGTGCGTCGACCGGCCTCGAGTACACACCGGGAGCGTTTGCCTCACGCGACGAACTCATCGCCCTCTGCAAACCCTTGGCCGCACCCCGTCTGCCGTATGCCACGCACATGCGCAACGAAGACGATGAGTTGCTCGAGGCCATCGACGAATCGATTGCGGTGGCCCGTGGAGCGGGATGTCCGTTGCAGATCTCGCATCTCAAGATGCAGGGCACGCGCAACTGGCCGAAATTCGAGAGCTCCATCGCGCGCATCGGCGCCGCACGGGCGGCGGGTATGGATGCGTGGTTCGACGTCTATCCGTATGTCGCGTATGCGACCGGTCTCACCAATCTCTTTCCGGTCTGGGCGCGCGATGGTGGCACGCCGGCGTTTCTGGCGAGGCTCGACAGTGCGGCCACGGCGCAGCGTATCCGCACCGAAGCGTTGGGCAAGGTCGAACTCATCGGCGGATGGGACAACGTCCAGATCTCCCGCGTGAGTGCGGCGGAAGATCGCGACGCCGAAGGCAAGCGCCTCGGGGCCTGGGCGAAGGCGAGAGGCGTGGATCCGTACGAAGGCGCCGTCGGCTTGCTCAAGCGCAACCGCGCCGATGTGGGCATGCTGGGGTTTGCGATGAGCGAGGAGAATCTGGACCGCTTGCTCGCCCACGAGTTTGGTATGGTCTGCTCCGATGGCGGCGCCTTTGCGATTGATGGACCCACCCGGCGCGGCAGTCCCCATCCGCGTGGCGCCGGCACCTTTCCGCGGGTGCTCGGCCGCTATGTGCGGGAACGCAAAGCGCTCAGCCTGGCCAGCGCGATCAATCGCATGACGGCTCGCCCGGCGTCTCGTGTGCACCTGAAGGATCGTGGGGTGCTGGCGCCACGCATGGCGGGGGATGTGGTGGTGTTTGATCCCGCCACAGTGGCCGATACGGCCACGTTCGCCAATCCCTTCCAATATCCGGTGGGCATCCGGGCGGTCGTGGTGAATGGTCGGGTGACGATACGCGATGGACAGCATCTGGCGGCCGCAGGGCAGGTCTTGCGGGCGACCTGA
- a CDS encoding N-acyl-D-amino-acid deacylase family protein, with product MPRLLALLPAMALFVACQSEPAYDVVIRNGTVYDGSGDAPIVGDVAIIGDSIVAVGVVTGSGRTEVDAKGMAVSPGFINMLSWATESLIEDGRSQSDIRQGVTLEVMGEGESMGPLSDTLRTAMLAEQGDLKFPITWRTLRGYQDSLVRKGISTNIASFVGATTVRINHVGWADRAPTPSELEAMQAEVRTAMEEGALGVGSSLIYAPAFYARTPELVALMKAAAPYGGMYISHMRSEGVKLEEAVDELLTIAKESGARAEIYHLKAAGEANWPKMARVLDRIDSARASGLEITADIYPYTAGATGLDAAMPPWVQEGGYTEWARRLRDPAIRKRVAEEMRTPTDQWESLLLAAGTPDHVMFSGFKADSLKQYTGKTLADVAKLRGTSIEETAMDLVVKDGSRVGTIYFIINEDNIAKQLQRPWVSVGSDAGSLATEGVFLKSNPHPRAYGTFARVLGKYVREDSVLTLQEAVRRLTALPAGNLRIKRRGSLKPGYFADVVVFDPATIRDNATFEQPHQYASGVREVFVNGVMVLSKGEHTGAKPGRVVLGPGAKQ from the coding sequence ATGCCAAGACTTCTCGCTCTGCTGCCGGCGATGGCGTTGTTCGTGGCCTGTCAGTCCGAACCGGCCTACGATGTGGTAATACGTAATGGTACGGTATACGACGGCTCCGGCGATGCGCCCATCGTCGGCGATGTGGCCATCATCGGAGATTCCATCGTCGCGGTTGGCGTTGTTACCGGGTCGGGGCGCACCGAAGTTGACGCCAAAGGCATGGCAGTCTCTCCTGGCTTCATCAACATGCTCAGTTGGGCCACCGAGTCGCTCATCGAGGATGGCCGAAGCCAGAGCGATATTCGGCAAGGGGTCACGCTCGAAGTCATGGGAGAGGGCGAGTCGATGGGCCCACTCTCTGACACATTGCGCACCGCGATGCTGGCCGAGCAGGGGGATCTCAAGTTCCCGATCACCTGGCGCACATTGCGTGGCTATCAGGACTCACTGGTGAGAAAAGGGATCAGCACCAACATCGCATCATTTGTTGGGGCGACCACGGTGCGCATCAATCACGTGGGCTGGGCCGATCGTGCCCCCACACCGTCGGAACTCGAGGCGATGCAGGCCGAGGTGCGCACGGCGATGGAAGAAGGCGCGCTCGGTGTTGGCTCTTCATTGATCTATGCGCCGGCCTTCTATGCGCGCACGCCCGAACTGGTGGCACTGATGAAGGCGGCGGCACCGTACGGTGGCATGTACATCTCGCACATGCGCAGTGAAGGCGTGAAGCTCGAGGAAGCCGTCGATGAGCTGTTGACGATCGCCAAGGAATCCGGCGCGCGCGCGGAGATCTATCACCTGAAGGCCGCCGGCGAGGCCAACTGGCCCAAGATGGCCCGCGTGCTGGACCGCATCGATTCGGCGCGCGCCTCGGGACTCGAGATCACGGCAGACATCTATCCCTATACGGCGGGTGCCACGGGTCTCGATGCGGCGATGCCGCCCTGGGTGCAGGAGGGTGGATACACCGAGTGGGCGCGGCGTCTGCGCGACCCGGCCATTCGCAAGCGCGTGGCGGAAGAGATGCGCACGCCAACCGACCAGTGGGAGAGTCTCTTGCTCGCTGCCGGTACCCCGGATCATGTGATGTTCTCGGGCTTCAAGGCGGATTCGCTCAAGCAGTACACCGGCAAGACGCTCGCCGACGTGGCCAAGCTGCGTGGCACCAGTATCGAAGAAACGGCCATGGATCTCGTGGTGAAGGACGGATCACGTGTCGGCACGATCTATTTCATCATCAATGAAGACAACATTGCCAAGCAACTGCAGCGGCCGTGGGTGAGTGTTGGATCGGACGCGGGTTCGTTGGCTACCGAAGGTGTGTTTCTGAAAAGCAATCCCCACCCACGCGCCTACGGCACGTTTGCGCGGGTGCTCGGCAAATACGTGCGTGAGGATTCCGTGCTCACGCTGCAGGAAGCGGTTCGTCGGTTGACTGCATTGCCGGCCGGCAACCTGCGCATCAAGCGACGGGGCAGTCTCAAGCCCGGCTACTTCGCCGACGTCGTGGTGTTCGACCCGGCCACCATCCGCGACAACGCCACATTCGAGCAGCCGCACCAGTATGCAAGTGGTGTGCGTGAGGTGTTCGTGAACGGCGTGATGGTGCTTTCGAAAGGTGAGCACACCGGTGCCAAGCCGGGGCGTGTGGTGCTCGGACCCGGCGCCAAACAGTAA